The Dehalococcoidia bacterium genome includes a window with the following:
- a CDS encoding MFS transporter, which yields MQALPEQDNREHRVFYGWYILAVILLTGFFAGPTSQVFVGLLVEPINEATGWSKTSIAFSVTAGGILAGVTAPFIGFLADRYSPRVLMTLGSGWMALSFFVIAASPNVFFLIAGYASSRGIAQNLIAGIVPRVMVVNWFRRMRGRAIGLTGTAHPVGTFALAPAALLIIDAGLTWRWVWVLFGIAILILLVVPNALILRRTPEEMGLLPDGDKVISSTEAEERTARELADSWTFKEAIRTPALGLILASIILTNYGGGGLPFHMPQYYEQQGLAPGIAVAAVSMFAISGAFANTLWGFLAEHISERILGIFTMLLGVVLAFGFQFVSHPVAAVAYGSILGIAARGEGSILMLLIANYYGRRSYGAISGVVQTALLVGLALGPYFMALLREQTGSYTMVFYSSMVTFSLAALLLALAKKPVKRDVEGINNNERGNYGI from the coding sequence ATGCAAGCTTTACCAGAGCAAGATAATCGGGAGCACCGAGTTTTCTACGGATGGTACATTCTTGCAGTTATATTGCTTACAGGTTTTTTTGCGGGGCCAACTAGCCAAGTTTTTGTCGGTTTACTTGTAGAACCAATAAATGAAGCGACAGGCTGGTCCAAAACATCAATAGCGTTTTCAGTTACGGCTGGAGGAATACTAGCAGGTGTTACAGCCCCATTTATAGGGTTTTTAGCTGACCGATATAGCCCCAGAGTGCTTATGACTCTGGGATCGGGTTGGATGGCATTGTCCTTTTTCGTTATTGCTGCTTCACCTAATGTATTTTTTTTAATTGCTGGGTATGCATCCTCTAGAGGTATTGCGCAGAATTTGATAGCGGGAATCGTACCAAGAGTTATGGTTGTTAATTGGTTTCGTAGGATGCGGGGCAGAGCCATTGGGCTTACAGGAACCGCCCATCCCGTAGGAACCTTTGCATTGGCTCCAGCAGCATTATTGATAATTGATGCAGGTCTTACGTGGCGTTGGGTATGGGTACTATTTGGTATTGCAATTTTGATTCTTCTTGTAGTACCAAATGCGCTAATTTTACGCAGGACACCTGAAGAAATGGGATTGCTTCCTGATGGAGATAAAGTAATTTCCTCCACAGAAGCGGAAGAGCGGACTGCAAGAGAATTAGCAGACTCTTGGACCTTTAAAGAAGCGATTCGAACACCAGCGCTGGGATTGATTTTGGCATCAATAATTTTGACAAATTATGGTGGTGGTGGTCTTCCTTTCCACATGCCTCAATACTATGAGCAGCAAGGCTTAGCTCCAGGCATTGCAGTAGCTGCAGTTAGCATGTTTGCAATATCAGGCGCCTTTGCGAATACTTTATGGGGATTCTTGGCAGAGCACATTTCTGAACGTATATTAGGTATCTTCACAATGCTTCTAGGAGTCGTTTTAGCTTTTGGGTTTCAATTTGTTTCACACCCTGTTGCAGCGGTTGCATATGGTTCAATCTTAGGTATTGCTGCACGTGGAGAGGGTTCTATTTTAATGCTTTTGATTGCGAATTATTACGGACGGAGATCGTACGGAGCTATATCTGGAGTTGTACAAACAGCTTTACTTGTCGGGTTAGCCTTAGGCCCATATTTCATGGCCCTGCTGCGCGAGCAGACTGGTTCATATACGATGGTTTTTTATAGTTCTATGGTTACTTTTTCATTGGCAGCATTGCTGCTGGCATTGGCAAAAAAACCTGTTAAGCGTGACGTAGAGGGAATTAATAATAATGAGCGGGGGAATTATGGCATCTGA
- the miaB gene encoding tRNA (N6-isopentenyl adenosine(37)-C2)-methylthiotransferase MiaB — MTSYHIWTVGCQMNKADSERMGAGLEQLGLQWSQDPKDADVIVLNSCVVRQQAEERVVGMLTSLKPWKQRFPDKTLALMGCMVGPKKDDLLKRYPYVDLFMQPQQFEPLIELVGDKVGVDPDGCVGPFVPGSPSVTTHVPIIHGCDKFCTFCIIPYRRGREISRSTNELVQECKMLVARGVKEVTLLGQNVDSYGHDFEEPSDLANLLQSIHDDVPELSRIRFLTSHPNDMSDKIIDAVARLPHVMENINLPFQAGNDEVLRNMKRGYTNAQYRELISKVRSTVPEVAIVTDLIVGFPGETEEQFEDSVQLIQDLRFDKVHVAMYSTRPNTFAQRKMVDDVTQEEKHRRLKVIEATQETILSEINASYFGSVEEILVDGHNKGRWQGRTRTDKLVFFESEDAKLGQLRKVRITKTTPWSLSGSLLTANP, encoded by the coding sequence ATGACTAGTTACCATATTTGGACCGTTGGTTGCCAAATGAACAAGGCAGATTCTGAGCGCATGGGCGCTGGGCTAGAGCAACTTGGTCTCCAATGGTCACAAGATCCAAAAGATGCAGATGTCATTGTCCTTAATAGTTGCGTTGTACGGCAACAAGCAGAAGAACGGGTTGTTGGAATGCTAACTTCTTTGAAGCCTTGGAAACAACGATTCCCCGATAAAACTCTTGCGCTCATGGGTTGTATGGTTGGTCCCAAAAAAGATGATCTCTTAAAACGATACCCCTACGTTGATCTCTTTATGCAACCGCAGCAATTTGAACCTTTAATTGAGCTAGTAGGGGATAAAGTTGGAGTAGATCCTGATGGCTGCGTTGGTCCCTTCGTTCCAGGAAGCCCTTCAGTGACTACGCATGTCCCAATAATTCATGGATGCGACAAATTCTGCACATTCTGCATCATCCCTTATCGCAGAGGCCGAGAAATATCCAGAAGCACCAATGAATTAGTGCAAGAATGCAAAATGCTTGTTGCACGTGGAGTGAAAGAGGTGACTCTTTTAGGACAAAATGTGGATTCTTATGGGCACGACTTTGAGGAACCATCCGATTTAGCCAATCTGCTGCAATCAATACACGATGATGTCCCAGAATTGTCTCGAATCCGCTTTCTCACTTCACATCCTAACGATATGAGCGACAAAATTATTGATGCAGTAGCCCGATTACCTCATGTTATGGAAAATATTAATCTTCCATTCCAAGCAGGGAACGATGAAGTACTACGTAACATGAAAAGAGGATATACAAACGCTCAATACAGAGAATTAATCTCCAAAGTAAGGTCAACTGTACCGGAAGTCGCGATAGTTACTGATTTAATAGTTGGTTTCCCCGGGGAAACTGAAGAGCAATTCGAAGATTCCGTACAACTAATACAAGATTTGCGTTTCGATAAAGTACATGTTGCTATGTACTCCACGCGACCAAACACGTTCGCCCAAAGAAAAATGGTTGACGATGTAACGCAAGAAGAAAAGCACCGACGATTGAAAGTAATCGAAGCAACTCAAGAAACAATCCTAAGCGAGATAAATGCATCCTATTTTGGTTCTGTCGAGGAAATTTTGGTTGACGGCCACAACAAAGGTAGGTGGCAAGGAAGAACCAGGACGGACAAATTAGTTTTCTTTGAAAGTGAAGATGCCAAGCTAGGTCAACTACGCAAAGTAAGAATCACTAAAACCACGCCATGGTCATTGAGCGGCTCATTACTCACCGCAAATCCCTAA
- a CDS encoding amidase translates to MNSIIEASSSEIANGIVKKAFSSEEVVSAFITHADEYESSIGAFITRTTEQAIEEARKADSLLASGKSLGPLHGVPFGIKDIFWEKNSITTSGSALDAAFVPKEDATSVRLIKQSGGVVLGKTNTVELAFDPTGRNATYGMPNNPWKIDRMPGGSSSGTGAGIAAGFFPMGLGSDTGGSIRIPSSLCGISGIKPTFGLISRFGITPLSHSLDTAGPMARTVEDLAICLNVLAQHDPKDPFSRPHTTVDYTSSLHNGVKEFKIGVPKEYVWDPIDPETASSVSTAIKVLEDLGAEIVEVSIPELDWTPLIAVSITTAEAAMAHRNRVIEHGSEMDQSVRRRFESGMFISATTYAHAQRARLKYASALAKIYEKVDILAMPTVAAPAPVQQAEVLTLGNSNIAVRDAFLRLTRIFNLSRTPAISIPCGFSAEGLPIGLMLGSAAFEDSKALQAGQAYQSVTKWHRQMPKIQQAQ, encoded by the coding sequence ATGAACTCCATCATCGAAGCCTCAAGCTCGGAAATCGCAAATGGCATCGTAAAAAAGGCATTTTCCTCTGAGGAAGTTGTTAGTGCATTTATCACACATGCTGACGAGTATGAATCCTCTATAGGTGCTTTCATAACTCGCACGACGGAGCAAGCCATTGAAGAAGCAAGAAAAGCAGATTCTTTACTTGCATCTGGTAAATCTCTCGGCCCATTGCACGGCGTTCCATTTGGGATTAAAGATATTTTTTGGGAAAAAAATTCTATCACCACGTCAGGTAGTGCGCTTGATGCTGCATTTGTACCAAAAGAAGATGCAACGTCAGTGAGGCTTATCAAACAGTCTGGAGGTGTAGTACTAGGCAAAACAAATACTGTAGAACTTGCCTTCGATCCTACAGGACGTAATGCAACATATGGCATGCCCAACAATCCTTGGAAAATTGATCGTATGCCTGGCGGTTCGTCAAGCGGGACAGGTGCTGGTATTGCAGCAGGATTTTTCCCCATGGGATTGGGTTCAGACACTGGTGGTTCTATTCGTATTCCATCATCGCTATGCGGCATTTCAGGAATCAAGCCCACTTTTGGGTTAATTAGCCGCTTTGGAATCACTCCGCTATCCCACTCCCTAGATACTGCTGGGCCAATGGCTCGTACCGTAGAAGACCTAGCAATATGCTTGAATGTTTTGGCTCAGCATGACCCCAAAGACCCGTTCTCAAGGCCACATACCACTGTTGACTACACCAGTTCGCTGCACAACGGAGTAAAAGAATTCAAAATTGGAGTGCCCAAGGAATATGTTTGGGATCCGATTGATCCAGAAACTGCTTCGTCTGTTTCAACGGCTATAAAAGTTTTAGAAGATTTGGGTGCTGAAATAGTCGAAGTTTCGATTCCAGAACTAGATTGGACGCCGTTGATTGCAGTGAGTATCACTACGGCCGAAGCTGCCATGGCACATCGTAATCGAGTAATTGAGCATGGCAGTGAAATGGATCAATCAGTCCGCAGGCGATTTGAATCCGGAATGTTCATTTCTGCAACTACATATGCACATGCACAGCGAGCGCGACTTAAATACGCAAGTGCATTAGCGAAAATATACGAAAAAGTCGATATCCTTGCTATGCCAACCGTCGCAGCACCTGCCCCAGTACAGCAAGCTGAAGTATTAACGTTAGGCAATTCAAATATAGCAGTGCGAGATGCTTTTTTACGACTCACAAGAATATTCAACCTGAGTCGTACCCCTGCGATTTCGATACCCTGCGGCTTTTCTGCTGAAGGTCTACCCATTGGACTTATGCTAGGAAGCGCAGCCTTCGAAGATAGTAAAGCTTTACAAGCAGGCCAAGCTTACCAGAGTGTCACTAAATGGCATCGACAGATGCCTAAAATTCAACAGGCTCAGTAA
- a CDS encoding amidase: MSLDELTLQSAMDLSSMITKGDLSPVEITQAYLARIEKYSHLNAYITVDYEGAMNAARIAEKELSHGLIRSPIHGLPVAVKDQFHVKGMRTTLGGNIYDKISTEDATVVARLRDAGAIFLGKLNLSEYALGGNIQHPFGVPKNPWDITRQAGQSSSGSAVAVAASLCSAALGGDTAGSIRGPAAWCGIVGLRPTWGAVSRYGAFPMAWFMDTIGPMTKTVKDAAIFHYAIAGNDPKDIYTSKRTVLPFDHTLGLKGLRIGIVRESLDNGMASEHVIDAFNTAMDVFRDAGALVEDASLPLFEQGGLIANTLSDVEAAHTHRHWLREQPNDYDFATRRRLMAASLISGAMYTKLSRFRMLMRRDVMSALHQFDVIVTPAQAGGAPLIANETNLTSKEAVISQFFGLRSHRSPFNLSGVPAMAIPCGFTGDGMPVSIQIAGQPFAENLLFQFGLEFQNRTDWHLQRPDL, translated from the coding sequence ATGAGCCTCGATGAATTAACACTTCAATCGGCTATGGATTTGTCTTCAATGATCACAAAGGGCGATCTTTCTCCTGTTGAGATCACACAGGCTTACTTGGCTCGGATAGAAAAATATTCGCACTTGAATGCCTATATTACTGTCGATTATGAAGGTGCAATGAACGCGGCTCGTATTGCGGAAAAAGAACTTAGCCATGGATTAATTAGAAGCCCCATTCATGGTTTGCCTGTAGCAGTTAAGGATCAGTTCCACGTCAAAGGAATGCGAACGACACTTGGAGGTAACATTTACGACAAGATCTCTACCGAGGATGCGACCGTAGTTGCACGCCTAAGAGATGCAGGGGCTATTTTCCTAGGGAAATTAAATTTAAGTGAGTATGCACTCGGAGGAAATATCCAGCATCCTTTTGGAGTTCCGAAAAATCCTTGGGATATAACTCGCCAAGCTGGTCAGTCAAGTAGCGGGTCCGCTGTTGCAGTTGCCGCGTCATTATGTTCGGCAGCACTGGGGGGAGATACTGCAGGATCTATTCGTGGCCCAGCTGCATGGTGTGGGATTGTAGGCCTGCGCCCAACTTGGGGTGCCGTAAGCCGCTATGGTGCCTTCCCTATGGCTTGGTTTATGGACACTATTGGACCGATGACCAAAACAGTAAAGGACGCTGCAATTTTCCATTATGCGATTGCTGGTAATGATCCGAAGGATATTTATACTTCAAAAAGAACCGTTCTCCCTTTTGATCATACGCTGGGATTAAAAGGACTTCGAATTGGAATTGTGCGTGAAAGCCTAGATAACGGTATGGCTAGTGAACATGTGATCGATGCATTTAATACTGCTATGGACGTATTTAGAGATGCAGGGGCATTGGTAGAGGATGCATCGTTGCCCCTATTTGAACAGGGAGGTTTGATTGCGAATACCTTATCGGATGTAGAAGCTGCTCATACTCATAGGCATTGGTTGCGGGAGCAGCCAAATGATTATGATTTTGCGACGAGAAGAAGGCTCATGGCTGCTAGTTTAATCTCTGGGGCCATGTATACGAAGCTAAGTAGATTCAGAATGTTAATGCGAAGGGATGTCATGTCGGCATTACATCAGTTTGACGTGATTGTTACTCCTGCTCAAGCTGGGGGGGCTCCATTAATAGCAAATGAGACCAATCTTACTTCGAAGGAAGCAGTCATTAGTCAATTTTTTGGGCTTAGGTCCCATAGGAGCCCATTTAATTTGTCTGGTGTACCTGCGATGGCGATACCTTGTGGTTTCACTGGAGATGGAATGCCTGTAAGTATTCAAATTGCTGGACAACCGTTTGCAGAAAATTTGTTATTTCAATTTGGCTTGGAATTTCAAAATCGAACAGATTGGCATTTGCAGAGGCCTGATCTGTAG
- a CDS encoding class II aldolase/adducin family protein, whose amino-acid sequence MTKNLDELINEVALASRMLYEMGLADASTIERGHVSLRLPENPDQFIIKALGPSLSQTYPGHMVIVNVDGYKVGGPKENNLPNEVKMHSCLLRDRPEINSIVHVHPRYTVLMSVLEAQLQAMCIEGMPLFSKPIPMFESPRLIINEKDGLEVSQIMGEHSAILLQGHGAATAGADMEDAMVNMLHLEEQARMNYLAYCAVGSNHQSLTKDQQMDFVANMRTMAEAEHLNPELAATPRKPGGIWKHYAAKASLKT is encoded by the coding sequence ATGACAAAAAATCTAGATGAATTGATAAATGAAGTGGCGCTTGCAAGTAGGATGCTCTATGAAATGGGACTTGCAGACGCATCCACCATTGAAAGAGGACATGTCAGCCTACGATTACCGGAAAATCCTGACCAGTTTATTATAAAAGCCCTCGGCCCTTCACTCTCCCAAACATACCCCGGTCATATGGTTATCGTAAATGTTGATGGTTACAAAGTTGGTGGCCCAAAAGAAAATAATCTGCCTAATGAAGTAAAAATGCACTCATGCCTACTTCGTGATCGCCCGGAAATAAATTCAATCGTTCACGTTCATCCCAGATACACTGTTCTAATGAGTGTTCTAGAGGCGCAGTTACAAGCAATGTGCATTGAAGGAATGCCACTGTTCAGCAAACCAATTCCAATGTTTGAGAGTCCACGACTAATCATTAATGAAAAGGATGGACTCGAAGTATCGCAAATCATGGGTGAGCATAGCGCGATTCTATTGCAAGGGCACGGAGCTGCAACTGCTGGCGCTGATATGGAAGACGCCATGGTAAATATGCTACATCTGGAAGAGCAAGCCCGAATGAATTACTTAGCATACTGTGCAGTAGGTTCTAACCATCAATCTTTGACTAAAGATCAGCAAATGGATTTTGTAGCGAATATGCGCACTATGGCCGAAGCTGAGCATTTAAACCCAGAATTGGCTGCAACGCCGCGTAAGCCTGGTGGCATATGGAAGCATTACGCAGCAAAAGCTAGCCTTAAGACTTAA
- a CDS encoding class I SAM-dependent methyltransferase, which yields MTFEFPYDDWAGIYDEVYAELTHDIPFYVSQAQSTGGPVLELGAGTGRISIPIASQGIDVVGIDVSPKMIELANSKAAKLGLSTTCIFQTGDILDLELAERFALIILPYRSFQSVLNPVDQKKALNNIRKHLIADGLLVMDTFNPDIEQLADKHSVDTPIHLMDVSRKEGGTIVVWGMNEWDQLTQINDIRLIIEYLDEEGVVNKRIYRDYPQRYSFQYEMEHLFALSGLSILEVYGDFDLGPVTNDSDDLIWVAKST from the coding sequence ATGACATTTGAATTTCCATACGATGACTGGGCTGGTATTTATGATGAAGTTTACGCGGAATTAACCCATGATATCCCTTTCTACGTTAGTCAGGCACAATCCACAGGTGGACCTGTACTTGAATTAGGTGCTGGCACTGGTCGAATCAGTATCCCTATAGCTTCCCAAGGTATTGATGTGGTAGGGATTGATGTATCTCCTAAGATGATTGAACTCGCCAATAGTAAAGCCGCTAAACTCGGATTATCTACTACGTGTATATTTCAGACTGGAGATATACTTGATTTAGAACTTGCTGAACGTTTCGCGCTAATAATTTTACCTTATCGTTCTTTCCAAAGCGTTCTTAATCCTGTGGATCAAAAGAAAGCTTTAAACAATATCCGCAAACATCTGATTGCTGATGGTTTACTTGTAATGGATACCTTCAACCCTGATATCGAACAATTAGCCGATAAGCATAGCGTCGACACCCCGATCCATCTGATGGACGTAAGTCGCAAAGAAGGGGGCACTATAGTTGTCTGGGGTATGAATGAATGGGATCAACTCACGCAAATCAATGATATCAGGCTAATTATTGAGTACCTCGATGAAGAGGGAGTAGTTAATAAAAGAATTTATAGGGATTATCCCCAACGATATTCTTTCCAATATGAAATGGAACATTTATTTGCTTTATCTGGGCTATCCATCCTTGAGGTATATGGTGATTTTGACTTGGGACCTGTAACAAATGATTCAGATGACTTAATCTGGGTCGCTAAGTCAACTTAG
- the nadC gene encoding carboxylating nicotinate-nucleotide diphosphorylase has protein sequence MLHLWHGTIQLINMALSEDEVAYDPTSSLMPDDLMSEALLMAKSNGVLAGLEVALQVFRQVDPTLEFDTYLKDGSLLTKGTYIASIRGKMQSILRAERTALNFIQRMSGIATATNEFVTKVQGLNAQVIDTRKTVPGWRLLDKYSVRMGGGHNHRMSTGDGILIKDNHIAAMATRGEAMTQLIQRAKVDAAHTIRIEVECDTLEQVKEAVEAGADIILFDNMTAEQMHEAVEICKGKALTEASGGITIDNVREVAETGVDLLSTGSITHSVKALDISLEVRPQ, from the coding sequence ATGCTTCATTTATGGCACGGTACAATTCAGCTTATAAACATGGCGTTATCAGAAGATGAAGTAGCGTACGATCCCACCTCTTCTTTAATGCCGGATGATCTAATGAGCGAAGCTCTTTTAATGGCTAAATCTAATGGAGTGCTAGCCGGCTTAGAAGTTGCACTTCAAGTGTTCCGTCAAGTAGACCCCACTCTTGAATTCGATACTTACTTAAAGGATGGTTCGCTACTGACTAAAGGCACTTATATTGCTTCGATAAGAGGCAAAATGCAAAGCATTTTACGTGCAGAGCGCACTGCTTTAAATTTCATTCAACGTATGAGTGGAATAGCTACAGCAACAAATGAATTTGTTACTAAAGTCCAAGGTCTTAACGCGCAAGTTATTGATACTAGGAAAACAGTACCGGGCTGGAGGCTCTTAGATAAATATTCAGTACGCATGGGTGGTGGGCACAATCACCGAATGAGTACGGGTGACGGCATACTTATAAAAGATAATCATATCGCTGCGATGGCTACACGTGGCGAAGCTATGACTCAGTTGATTCAACGAGCGAAAGTAGATGCAGCGCATACTATTCGAATAGAAGTAGAGTGCGATACTCTAGAACAAGTCAAGGAAGCAGTTGAAGCAGGCGCTGATATCATATTGTTCGACAACATGACAGCTGAGCAAATGCACGAAGCTGTAGAAATCTGCAAAGGTAAAGCTCTGACCGAGGCATCAGGCGGAATAACTATCGATAATGTCCGAGAAGTAGCCGAAACAGGTGTAGACCTACTCTCTACTGGATCGATCACGCATTCAGTTAAAGCCCTAGATATTAGCCTTGAAGTCCGACCTCAATAG
- a CDS encoding HAD family hydrolase: MEENGLHMFPMDIPFKAIVFDFDGLIVETEEPIFESYSAIFAEFGLELTLKVWANVIGGTGHRDVLFDYLELQLGRKVNREMIRERARNHHHNDTGKLPAREGVVDLIVEASEFGLQLGIASSSTFPWVKGHLDRLGLSKYFSVMCTREDVELSKPDPALYLLAVSKLDVPPNQVFAIEDSPNGVKAAQAAGIRCIAVPNPVTKSMDISHADILVNSLAEINLDEIFRLLRTAS, translated from the coding sequence TTGGAAGAAAATGGCTTACATATGTTTCCTATGGATATCCCCTTCAAGGCAATAGTTTTTGATTTCGATGGATTAATTGTAGAGACCGAGGAGCCCATTTTTGAATCCTATTCTGCAATTTTTGCTGAATTTGGTCTCGAATTAACACTTAAAGTCTGGGCCAACGTAATTGGTGGCACGGGCCATCGAGATGTTCTTTTTGATTACCTTGAACTTCAACTTGGCCGCAAGGTTAACCGAGAAATGATTAGAGAGCGAGCCCGAAATCATCACCATAATGATACTGGTAAGTTGCCAGCTAGGGAGGGAGTAGTGGATCTTATCGTGGAAGCGTCAGAATTTGGACTGCAATTGGGTATAGCATCCAGTTCTACATTTCCTTGGGTTAAAGGTCATTTGGATCGTCTAGGGTTATCAAAATACTTTAGTGTGATGTGTACTCGTGAGGACGTGGAATTATCTAAGCCGGACCCTGCTTTATACCTGCTTGCAGTTTCGAAATTGGACGTTCCTCCTAACCAAGTGTTTGCTATTGAAGATTCACCTAATGGAGTGAAAGCTGCTCAGGCTGCAGGCATTCGATGCATTGCCGTTCCTAACCCTGTGACAAAAAGCATGGATATAAGCCACGCAGATATCCTGGTCAATTCACTTGCAGAGATTAATCTAGATGAAATTTTCCGGTTGCTAAGAACAGCTAGTTAA
- a CDS encoding NUDIX domain-containing protein: MSLPIYCPRCGSLLSNKYEGGKQRPACDSPGCGYFHFTDVSIGCGAVVIHEGRALLIQRGLEPGRGNWQIPGGYVEDDEEIASAVEREVFEEAGIKANVEKVIGFRHSANLNGLSSPNLYVVFRLKHLSGEPRFDGEETIDAGYFSMSEIENKQGIQTLSLWAIKLAFTSDRNMGFVSQDSFFEPRAGRTVFGIES, encoded by the coding sequence ATGAGCCTTCCAATTTATTGCCCTCGTTGCGGATCATTACTTTCAAACAAATACGAAGGCGGTAAGCAGCGTCCTGCATGTGACTCACCTGGGTGTGGATACTTTCATTTCACGGATGTCTCGATTGGATGTGGTGCAGTAGTAATACATGAAGGACGAGCATTATTGATTCAACGAGGACTTGAACCTGGACGTGGTAATTGGCAAATACCAGGTGGGTATGTGGAGGACGATGAAGAGATAGCATCAGCAGTTGAGCGAGAAGTATTTGAAGAAGCTGGAATTAAGGCTAATGTCGAGAAAGTTATTGGATTTCGGCATTCAGCTAATCTAAATGGCTTGTCATCTCCGAACTTATATGTGGTATTTAGGTTGAAACATTTATCAGGAGAACCTCGTTTCGATGGCGAAGAAACAATTGATGCCGGGTATTTTTCAATGAGCGAAATAGAAAATAAGCAAGGGATACAAACTCTATCCCTGTGGGCTATCAAATTAGCTTTTACCAGTGATCGCAATATGGGGTTTGTATCGCAAGATTCCTTTTTTGAACCTAGGGCTGGAAGGACAGTATTTGGTATTGAAAGCTAA
- a CDS encoding class II aldolase/adducin family protein, with product MASENDINELKRQVAESSHVLDHQGLVDFHGHISARVPGTNTLYIKPVLRAHNQIKAEDIVGVDIDEYLAVGDAQWVPDDQKGRVIDAPVPPRETALHAAIMRERPDVNSVVHTHQLVATGIGAGNVPIKALYNQAVPFAPETPIFEKPDLITTTELGQQVAQTLGDRGAALLRGHGVVVVGGSMDESVSNTIYLERAAMIQVIAAIVGNPTPLTEEYVARFGPDWSKRASHAYEYFKSLVPSLKS from the coding sequence ATGGCATCTGAAAACGATATCAATGAATTGAAGAGGCAAGTTGCTGAAAGTTCGCATGTATTGGATCATCAGGGGTTAGTTGATTTTCATGGCCACATTAGCGCAAGGGTCCCAGGTACCAATACTTTGTACATCAAGCCTGTTCTAAGGGCACATAATCAGATTAAGGCGGAAGATATTGTTGGGGTAGACATTGACGAATACCTTGCAGTAGGAGATGCCCAGTGGGTTCCTGATGATCAAAAAGGTAGAGTTATTGACGCACCTGTTCCCCCTCGGGAAACTGCCTTACATGCTGCAATCATGCGAGAACGCCCAGATGTAAATTCTGTAGTCCATACGCATCAATTAGTTGCTACAGGTATTGGAGCTGGTAATGTACCTATCAAGGCTTTGTATAACCAGGCTGTACCATTTGCACCTGAGACACCAATTTTTGAGAAACCGGATTTAATTACGACTACTGAGCTTGGTCAGCAAGTAGCTCAAACTTTGGGTGATCGAGGAGCAGCTCTTTTGCGCGGCCATGGTGTTGTAGTGGTAGGAGGGTCTATGGACGAATCTGTTTCAAATACTATTTACTTAGAGCGCGCTGCCATGATTCAAGTAATTGCAGCAATTGTAGGCAATCCGACTCCTCTAACTGAGGAATACGTAGCTCGTTTTGGTCCTGATTGGTCTAAACGCGCTTCACATGCTTATGAATACTTTAAATCCTTAGTGCCTAGTCTTAAGTCTTAA
- the ruvA gene encoding Holliday junction branch migration protein RuvA has protein sequence MSIISGIEGIIESKSADSVLIRVGNGFILQANVPATNIKALPDIGENVKLLTHLVVREDDLQLYGFTTEQGKKLFQMLIGVSQVGPKAALAVLSALEPSALASSIISSDATSISRAQGVGKRTAERIILELKEKLEKEIEIPLSSIPQEARVETDAALQWLMALGYSGIEARQALSVERDPNLPNDERVKRALQRMGSSQ, from the coding sequence TTGAGTATCATTTCAGGGATTGAAGGAATCATTGAATCAAAGTCTGCCGATTCGGTACTTATACGAGTAGGGAATGGGTTTATCTTACAAGCAAATGTTCCCGCAACTAATATCAAAGCCTTACCTGATATTGGAGAAAATGTAAAACTCCTGACACACTTAGTCGTCAGAGAAGACGATCTTCAATTGTATGGATTCACAACCGAGCAGGGCAAAAAGCTTTTCCAAATGCTCATTGGTGTCAGCCAGGTTGGGCCGAAGGCAGCCTTAGCAGTGTTAAGTGCACTCGAACCTTCTGCATTAGCTAGTTCAATTATTTCAAGCGATGCGACTTCAATTTCGAGAGCCCAAGGAGTAGGCAAAAGAACTGCAGAACGAATAATTCTTGAATTAAAAGAAAAGCTAGAAAAAGAAATAGAAATTCCGCTTTCCTCAATTCCTCAAGAAGCGCGCGTGGAAACCGATGCAGCTTTGCAATGGCTAATGGCACTAGGTTACTCCGGAATTGAAGCAAGGCAAGCTCTGTCCGTTGAGCGCGATCCTAATCTTCCTAATGATGAACGTGTCAAACGTGCGCTCCAAAGAATGGGCTCATCGCAATAA